Below is a genomic region from Lineus longissimus chromosome 4, tnLinLong1.2, whole genome shotgun sequence.
TGCAGCTGGGATGGCGTCAACTGGATCTGAAACACCAGGAATTACTGGAATAGTTTTGCTTGATTTATTAAAAGCTATCCTGTGACGCCCAGGTGCCTCAGTTATCTCAAAGCTGGAGCAGGGCACATCTATAGGCCCGCTTGGCTATGCAGACGTCATGATACTATTGTAGCTCAAGACACGCCTGTGTTGATAGAGTGGAAAGGGCATTTCAAGGTGAATCAAGACATCTTGATCTCATTTTTCGTCTTGATTTTATTCATCGACGAGTACAGGTGCTTTGGGTCTCTTGGTGGTCAAATTATAGTCATCCATGTTTTTTGGTCAACCTGTATAAGAAATCAAAACTTAGTGGAGAATGCTTAGTGGTGCACTTCACATGTGTCTCACTTACAGGTATATTTTGTACTTCTCCAGTACTCGAGACAACCTGCTGAAACACTGGTGCACTTGCTTGCTGCTGGGCCACAGTTTGAGTTGGCTGCGTAACCTGTGTTGTCTGGGCCTGCGAAACCTGCTGTTGGGGTGCCTGAATCTGAATCACCTGGGGCTGCTGTTGCTGGGCGTCACCGCCAGCAGGCTGTGAGAAGGAAGACGGAATAGGTTAAAATAGCTGCCAACACTAAATAAAATACCCTTAATAGTAATTTCTAACCAATGTCACCTAAAAAACAGTAGTTTTCAAAGCATTTCACTATTTTACAATTAATTATCTGTGGTCTAAAATTCAGTCACAATATCAAAGTGCTACAGTTACATTTTGACTGACTTCTTATTCACATCGAAAAAAAATTCAGGTTGGGACTTTTTTAAAACTTACATTAGCTAAAGTTATGGCTTGCGGTACCTGACCAGCCACCTGTATCGGAACTTGGAAATTAGGCTGTCCTGAAATGAAGAGAAGATGGCATGTCATCTCTGAAATTCTTTGGGCTCGAAAGAAGTTGTTTTTTGTGccagtgacatcatcaacagcAGGTTTGCACAAAAGTTTGGGTTGGGTCTCTTGGAATCGATTCAAAGATTTGTCTTATCCTTGTGTACCTTGGACCTGTATAGCCTGTTGTGTTGGCTGCTGTGTCGTTGCTGTAGTGGCAGTGGTCTGTTGTTGCTGGGCAGCCTGGTGCTGTTGGGCAAGTTGGAAGTAATATTGCACTTGTTCTGGGAGCATTGCCGCACGCGGTGCCTCCTCCTAGGCAAAATAGGAAAAAGGAGCTATACAATAAAATCTTGAGACGTTACAATATTTGACTGCATCCATGCATCACTGATTTATGAGCTGCAACAAAATCTTACAGTACACACCCTATGGAATCAGCAGCAGCCTCTCCCAAGCATCTCCCACACCTCTGAGCAAATCCATTCTCAGACTAAAGGCCACCCCTAAGCAAGGCCCTAGTAAGAACCATCAATCCAACTTAAAGCTTCCTCACTGTGGTGACGTGAGGCTATGCCAGGACACCCAAGGAGTTATGTTCATGCTTTCAAACCAATGCCGCATCATTATTCTTCTCTTTCCTGGTACGCACCTATAGCTGTCAAATCTAGGCAATGTGTTATGCTTATATAACACATATGTTTTGGAATCTAAAAACTTACTGCTCTTTTTGGAGGTTTCAATTCATCTCGTGGCACAATGTCGATGAGGAAATCAAACTGATCGTATTTTGTGATGGCCATGGCAATGTCGTTTCTCTGTAAATATAGAATTATTTGTAGTTGAGCtttaatttcaaaatatgaTTGAATTCGTACAATATTTCACTCCTCTTTGCCTCTTATGGAACGAAATTACTAAATGGGAAAAACAGAACAGTACCTGTAACGTCCGGCGTTTGTTGTCTTCCGTATGCACCCATGCCCGCAGTGATAACTCGCTGATGAATATTTCGGCTGCCTTTGCAAACAGTACTGGAGCCTCTGCGCTTATCATCTGAAAATAACAATGGCAACATGAACAGTTGAAAGgttcacaacaaaaacatttcACAAATAAATCTGAGGAGAGTTTCAAAAGCTTGTCAATGGTGCATAAAAATCAAGAACCTAGTCCAGTTTATTTTCAGGCATGctttatgcagcagtcaatgtgaATTCTTCCCCCCTCCCCCTGCCATCAGTCAGGggtcaatttcaaattgataGTGCCCTGAGGTGCTGCATATTTTTCCTCTGTTGATTTCCTGGCAACCTTGCAGAAAGATATGAACAGTTTGCGGAAAATTTTGATGGCCTTCCGAGCATGACTGACGGATCAGTGCAAATTGATTATTAATATTAAACCACTATGGCACTAAATCATAAAATTACGGCACTATTCATATACataaaatttgacatttttctaGCCAAGATTAATTTATACACACCTTCACATCTTCATCCAGTTTCATGATCTTTTTTATGCGGGCAAGCGGCAATTCCTGGGTCTTGAAGTCACCCTAAAAACAGCGCAGATAGAAACAAATCTTTTACTATTGCACGATTCAACTACTGTACTCTTTTCCAATGGGGTGTCTGGCTTAATGCACTGGGCACAAGAATCAAGAAACCTCAACtttacgtctcattcgaaggatgaAGCAGTTTAAGTGTCTTCCTCAAAGACACTGAGACAAAAAAGCAGTGATCCTTCCGAGAGACGAAACCCCTGACCGTCTCCTGATTATGATTATTGGGCTCTAGTCTAACTCTAACTTAAATTCACTGTGCCACTGATTTTCCCTGGACAAACTACTTACAGTTTGTAACTTTCTGATCTCCTCTGTCACCATTGGCCAGAACGAATTGAGTAGCTGTGCTGCCTCAGATGGTTGGGCCGCCACCGCAGTCGCTCCTACTGGTGGCGGAAAGCTTGGGTCAGCCTGTAACCCCTCCAGTTTGAATGTCTGTTACTCACACCTGGAAAGAGCAGAGGGTACGTTTTTTACTCGATCGATGTGATACTGATAGCCAACAAGTGGTAACGGGTAGCCTTTTTAAAACTAAGACTAAGTTATTGTATTTATCATGGTACAGTAACTAACTTCAACACAGAATATGGCACAGGCGcttaattttaatttttaagGGGGGCGCACTATGACCAAGTCCTTGAGTGAAgccttgacttttcatattactaataccgtattttgctgcgtataaaacgcaccggggtataaagcgcacccattgagtccgtagacaaaatccagacataaggcgcacctacgtataacacgcagtacattttacatactaCAGGTATACACAATGTACCGGGTATACTgagcctcgctttgatgttaaatcatggcggcacacgatcagctgatttatcgatttggatttatctcgcatctacgctctgaatattgccgctaaggaccctcaaaaacatttatagaagtaactgaaatgataatgaggatactaatatgtattgcatacagaacaggcgagttagcatcggtgaactatgcaaagtgcatcgatattcccgatttttctttcgtgcaaaaatataaaatgcgccgacttggttgcgagccaaaaaagccgtcaaaagaaatgagttgatggaaaaaatcttgtgatcattcggtggcttcctagggctaggccatagataacacgcaccttcgtataacgcgcaccccccgattttagggctttcttgggtcaaaaagctgcgccttatacgcagcaaaatacggtagtCTTTTTTCATCATTGAGTATTGACAACTAACTGTTGATAGGCCTACCGACGTACAACATACATAACATGGTTGGTATGGTATCCCAATTTGACATCTAGACATGTCATCTCGACATGTCAGAAGTAGATAACTGGAAACAGAGTAACAATTTTCACGACTTTCCTGATCAACCATGCACCAGCTTACATGGCAATTCTCAAAACCACCAATGAGAACAAAATAGCGaaacacaacaatgtacacgcaTTTTTCGCACAATCTGGTCTTAAATTGGCTAGCAAGACTATCTTCGTTGCAGAACGTAGATAACACAGTCCGGGGGTTGACGACAACTCATAGTTTACCTCATAAAATAGCAAAACAAAGcggaaaaatgtcaaaaattaaggaaatggcggTGCTCCCTTAATTGAAATCGGGAAATACAGCAGAACATTACCGAGGTTTGCCGAGTGAATCAATTGCAAGCCCTTCGGCGAATATTCGTGCATCTTCACCCACAATGTATGCACTGCAAATGTATGACTGCGCCGCGGATAGGGTCTAGGTTCTACCAGGATAGATAAACTTTTTTACAattgcattacatgtatttcaaacatTCTACAAAGAAGAATATAATTTTAGAAGGTTTATTGCGGGGAACAAACAACATTTTATATATACATACAATATATATGTCAGTTCAAGATTGGGAAGTTTTTGTTATCACTTCTGCTACATTCTTGTATAAATTTAAGAAAGCCTTAATATGAAAAGTCAAAGActtagtgccccccccccccctttagaGACTAAGTATTTTAAATGGACCATTGTACTGTACTCTACCTACTACTCGCTCCCTTTTCCATTAATTTGAACTCAAGTGTTGTAAATAGCGATATTGTTGTATATTGCATGATgtatataaatttcagcacatCGTGATGTTTTATTGCATCTTATATATTATTTCGGAGTTGTGGTATTTTGTAGCGCTAACTCCGACTTTATTAAGGGTCTGACTGTTATCATATGTGGCATGTATATTGCCAATGAGTGCCAAATCTGGACGGTACAATAAAATCTGCTGAAAATGTTtgggaaaatgtgtttttggagGCAGATTTATTTGACCGTTAGCTACCGTTATTGACATCGTAGTTCTAACCAATTTtaagaggtggcagcaccgCTCATCAAGGACAGCGTTGGCAGTTAATAGTTCATGGGCCACACACGTTTAATCATGTTGACGAACGTTGTTGActgacaaacaaaaacaaaactcaAAATTTATGCACCAGATGTTTAGCCTCAACTGAAATTTTTTACCACTTCAATGGTAATGAAAGTTGcagctgaaattgaaatgctTTCTGAATAACTTTATGCGTCATTGTAGTGCACTTAACTCCTATGTTGGTTTGCTGTAACCCGACCCTAGGTTTTGAGACAGGGTAGGCAGGtagtcaaatatttttttttatcaacagccaaaaaaaacacctcaaaaaCCTCAAAGACCCttcaaaaatcaataaaaacttttaaaaaaattttttgttgttgaaaaaACCTTTCGAGTCGGATGTAAATTTACCATTCATTTTGGAGAGAACCCAATTCCCACTTCGCATCTGCTACTGCATGACAATCAACAAAGCGCAAGGCCAGACGTTCGACAAAGTTGGAGTGTATCTTCCTCAACCTGTCTTCAGCCATGGACAGCTTTATGTTGCTTTTTCCCGAGCTCGCCGCTTCTCCAGCATCACCGTTCAAATCACACCAACATCAAAACAAGGCTACCATAACAACAATGCCATAACCCAAAACATTGTGTATCAACAAGTACTATAAACAGAAAATACCCAATACCTAATACGGACAAACAGACATTTACATCTGACCATAGACATATGTACACTACATCATTAGATGACTCACAAGGAAGACATACTCCAGGGACTTTTTCCTAACATTGATTTCTACCCTCACACTTTTCAAATATCCAGGTAAATGGCAAGTTGCCTGAAGGGAAACATATGGGATAAACCAGCTCACCCTCCATGCGCGCGGAGCGCGGGTTATGCTAGTCCTGTAATATTTCTGTAGTGGCGGGAAAATAGCATTGAAAGTGACGCCTTTGTCATGTCACAATGGGGACGGGGTTCTTATAGTTCCACTGACCTGCTGCGCGAACGTGTCGGTGTCAGACGACACCAGACCAGCTAACCGTGGAGTACTTGTCTATTCGCCGGTACGTACCATATATTCGATAGTAGTCCGACATAATCTGATAATAGAGAAATGTTATGTTGTCGATCAATAATTTACTAATTTTTTTCAGTCGTCAACTTTGCTAATTTGGTCGGGTGCACCACAAATTACATCGTCCCGATCCCACTTTGCAGAGTTATATATATAAGTTGAGGATGTGCCAGtgtagaaatttgaaatgtcctatgacgaaggattctattatgaccAATTGACGGTCATCGCCTCTAGAAACAGGGCGAGACACTTTCGGGTTCAGGGCGCGCGGCCGGTGCTGTCCGGTTAGCCTTTAGTCGATAATTATCGAGTTGCACTCATGATATAGAAGACAGGTTGAAAACATGGGGACGTCTAACCTGAACGATATCAGTATTTGTTCTTTCAGAAATTCGAATCATGATTCAGCAATTTCAATAGATAAAAATTTGTTCAGGCACAGTATATTTGAATTTCGGCAGCgtcattgtgtagactgatatgaATGCTAAAACTGCCTATTAATGATGTCAGTGAGACAGGTTTTCATATTCATTGTGTCAAAGAAATTTCATGAATTCACATTCTGCATTGCAAATGCATTACAGTGACTGGCGTTAATTGTCATACCATCTGCTGGAGGTACGCCTTCCATATGTATTTATGTCATATCATATTCTGATATTGTCTTTGAAATGACGATACACACCAATACCCCATCTTCGCAAGAACTTGAattcctaaagcaactagagctctttcaaaacaaagtgagtgccaatttctttttcactacttctttattagcaggaattccccaataaaaattacatcctcaggttcgactcatgaaggcctttcgtaatatatccagtttttgaaataattctaactagaaatgtggtttttggccacttttacggtAATGATTTTTACCCCACTGGAGACACCTTTGACATAGTCCCATTAAACCACTGTCAACtccaaatgaagtgaagtggTTGTGAATGAATGCCAATTGTCTTGTATTGTGATCTGTCTGTTTCACAATGACTAGGCACAAGCCCAACGATTATGGTCAGGTCCATTAGGTACTATCAGGTCTGGTCAGATTACTAATCTGGGAATTCCAACACAATTATTCAAGTGACATGAAATGGCCTAAATGACCACAAGATACTTCTTAAAAGCATTCAAATTGATCACCAACCCATCACAATAATAATTGAATAGGCctgtcaatattcaaatttagatAATAATGTCCACCTTTTGTAAAAGGCCTGTTGACCACCCTGCcatgaaaaacacaatgcccactcattcactcaaaaggTCTGTTCAAGAGATAAGGAGGGACCATGTCGTAGATGTGTCAAGCATGATCCAAATCATTaccgtaaaagtggccaaaaccacatttctagtttgaattatttcaaaaactggatatattatgaaaggccttcatgagtcgaacatgaggatgtaatttttattggggAATTTCTGCTAATAAAGAagtagtgaaaaagagacatttaccaactttctcctatcaaaggcaaaactaaacagatttttaaaattttagcattattcaatagccaagatcatttgctacaatcggtgttaggtgaatgtgtctgcttagcctagtttttgagaaattcaagaaaaactggtgtccatttacttttgaccatgagtgtacgtATATCTGTGTTCTCAAAggtaatgttgaaattgattATCAGGATGTATTTACACAactaaaaaatttcaagtctacATGTAGCTTTTAAAACCCAAGCTTAAACCTATTATTAAAACTTTAATTCTTATATCCCTGACCAGGTGtacaagggatagtagtcctaggtctgatagtccgtgtaacaatagcccgcattgctaaatgttttggttagggttgcggtacaatagatcatgctgcttaattgatcaaatacaatgctaccggactatgactccaggggggctatatccgctgtcacaccggtcctAGTGGATAGGCCTATTATATAAAATAAtaacgtaggcctatatataaatGCTGTTATCTAAGCAGACGAGAATTTGTTGTTTTCACTTATCTATATCCGTGGTTATACAAACATTTAGTTAGCGTGAATTGAAATTATCACGCTAACTGTTTTAGAactaaaatttgttttttttatcaatGTATAAACACACTGAATATGAATACTATAAATGAATGCTGTTGTGAACACCGATTGTCCATTTTTATCACTTTGACATTACTATACAGCACGgttattggtacatgtatgtacatgaacattagCCATTACTTGTGGCAAATACTGAAGATGACGAAAGCCTGATTAAGGCGGTCGTATTGGTATGTTTCCAGGAGCCATTTTGAATGGATATTAAAAGTAGTCCCCTGATGCAGAGGTTGATTTCTGGTCTCATTTTGGTATTTTAGCCCTGCCTGCTGGTCTCTGAGGTGCGTTTCAAACCAACCCATCATGGCATCGCAAGTGCTGACTGGCGAGCTGACCTTCAAATCTCTCCCGCCTCTTGATTTATCCGTCTGCACAAAAGAGTAAGTTATTTCATGGCCGGGTCATTTTTTGCAACAATCATttcttttatttcttttattttgataatttaaTTATTTGTTATTTCTCCGCACACCACGATGTTGGAAAATTATTGATCCCATATGCTGGTTTCTTCCCCCTTTCAGGCAAATCAAGGAATATTTCATCAACAGTTACGAGCTGAATGACAGTTTGTTTGCAACACTGAAAGGTAAGTACATCGATGTGAACGGTACCATGTGAAAATGGGGAACCACTGCTTATAACGAAGAGGTTATCTTCCTTGCTATTATCAGCAATCATCACCCGCGACGAATCAATGTCGCATTATCCGCCGAAACGCCGTCTCCCCGCGGAGACAACGGCACTTGTTTCTTAGGTGATTTAGCTCGTCATCTTCGTCAACCAACTCTTATCGGCTTGACAGCCACACCCACCAATATAGTTGCAATTTCATCGTCATGTCGAAAGAAAAACTTCCCAAATATTCAGTCTCGGGAATACACGTACAGCACGACATTATTTTGTTCCAGATGACTCGGTATTCCTCAAGTACCCTGATGTCTTACGTCTGCCACTCATTTTCTACTATGGACACACCGCGGCCGTTTTCGTCAACAAGTTGGTACTGGCTGGACTACTGGAAGTACGTATGGGAATGGGGATCTGTCCATCACTGATCAGGTCTTTAGTGGACATTTTCTCCGTCTACACCGGTTTTGATCTAATGAATTCGTAATCAGTGCGCAAGCCAGCCATAAATGTTGAATAAATTCACGAATGACAGGATATATAGTCGCGTTTGTACACTATTTTGTCTCCAACCTGTACACCAGACCCAGTCTTTCTTGAGACATCCCGCCGCTGAGGGGAAGGTGCTGATTCTACTAATGTAGAAACCGGCGGTATGCTTTAATTATATTTGGTGTATAAAGACGGGTTAAACCCACCCATCCACATCATGGTGAAACCCACATGTCCTCTCAACGAGTCCGACCCAATTGATTAATTTCAACGTATATACGCCTAATAACCAGTCATATCATCAACGACATAAATTACTGGTATTTTGTTGCCAAAAAAATTCAGTAAATCAACATTTACCTGAAAAAAGTTCATGCACatgtaaatagaaatgcaaggaTATAGAGAGCGCAGGGAGTTTTATAACGTTTTGCACGAAAATTAGCCTGGCAATTGGAGTTTTTTCAACACAAAGAAACATTTGTTCAGATGAATGCATGGCAAAAGGAACGTAATAAATAAAACCGCGGAGTGGTTTTCGAACTAAGTGACCAACAGCTACGTTAAGTCTGCGGCTCAGCTCAGTTTTTGCCGGAATGGCATAGAGCGTTTCGCATCAAAGCTCCATAGGCCTATAATATATTACGCTCTTCTTTCAACCGACCTGCTGTTTCTCGTCTCAAGCGAaaaatttgaagagaattcgAGAAACAGAAGCTTGACACATTCAGAGACACGTCTTTGGTTCGGATCCCCTGCATGGACATGCCTTTCTACTTTTGCAGGAGAGAATAAATCTGAACTTTGAGACTCTGTTTGAAACCGGTGTGGATGAAATGCCTTGGGATGATACGGTGAGTTGTTTTCTGTAAGATATAGCATTGGTGTGCCTCAAAAGTTTAGATAATTATTTGTTATATATATTTATGTACAAGGATTGTAAACGATGAATGAGATGTTGTTGGGGTTTTTGTTGCTTTTTTGAAACGACCCCAAATGTTCTGAGCTTTTTGAACTTCCGGTACTATTTTTCATTAGTTTAACAAAAGAATAAATGAGCCGAATCGGttgataataaaaataatcGAACACATGTTGCCATTTTTgtcgttttttcttcttcaactaTGATGTATATAGATGTGCGTACGGTCCCGATTTTTAGCCACAGAAGGGTTGCCGTGGACCCTGCCGACTCCGGTGGACATTTAAGGCATTTACCTCCCGAAGTTTTCCTTCTTCTATACTGGATGTCGTCCAAAGCTAATCCCGCAGGCCAGTCTCCACTCAAAACATGGTATGGCTGCCttatttcatcatttttggATAGCTGGCCAAGTTACGTCATCCACACCGTTCTTTCTTCCAACCCAGGAGAACTTCCGTATGGGAGGCACCATCGACTGGCCAAGCGTTCAGGAGGTGTACGAATATCGATGTCAGGTCCGAGAAAAGATACTTGAGTTAATTGACGAGACTACACTGGAACTGCCAATCAAGTTTGAAGACCCATTCGTGAGTCGCCCATCAGAATCAAAGTATTTTCAATATCCTCTGATTGTTGCATTGCCAACTCTCGTCTGACTGTCGATCTAATACGAAGATTTTTCGAGGTCTGTCCTTCATCTTAGTCCAACGGCTTCCATAACATCAGCATCAGCCGTATCTGATACTACAAATTACGAAGTTAATTGTACTTTTTCATTACAGTGGGCGCTTGTAATGGGCTTCGAACACGAACGGATTCACGTCGAGACTTCGTCCGTTCTTATTCGACAATTACCATTAGACATGGTCATAAAACCGGAAGGTTTTGCCAACACTTACGCGCCAGCTACTCATGGTAGGTACACTCGAACATTCTCTGGGAGCGTACCTATGGACGGAAAAAAGCCGCAAGAATAGGTCGAATAGGTCAAAATGTTGTTGttgaaaatgtcacaataaGTCCTTATCCTAGTGCAACATAATCATTACATCTCATTCCGGTTGTTATCAGGCCTCCCTGGTGACCCATCGAATGATTGTGATATTAACATCGACCGATAAATTGATATATTAACCTTTTGAGGGATGACTTTGCTAAATCTGTGCGTGTGTATTATACGTAATCAGTTCGTACCGGCCCATCTGAATTTTCAGGGGATGGTGTTGAAGAGAATCGCATGGTCAAAGTTG
It encodes:
- the LOC135486201 gene encoding nuclear transcription factor Y subunit gamma-like, yielding MVTEEIRKLQTGDFKTQELPLARIKKIMKLDEDVKMISAEAPVLFAKAAEIFISELSLRAWVHTEDNKRRTLQRNDIAMAITKYDQFDFLIDIVPRDELKPPKRAEEAPRAAMLPEQVQYYFQLAQQHQAAQQQQTTATTATTQQPTQQAIQVQGQPNFQVPIQVAGQVPQAITLANPAGGDAQQQQPQVIQIQAPQQQVSQAQTTQVTQPTQTVAQQQASAPVFQQVVSSTGEVQNIPIQLTPSQLQAIQLHMQGKGTNQPIILQAGNQQQTVSVAQQQQTEQALQQFQQQQPVYQIQMPTTMSQQTGQQIYIQQVGEEEQSGVEQEAPQ